The DNA window TATTGATGTTTTCGCCGGCAATCCGCGTCAGCAGCAAAAGCAGAAGACCACTCACTGTGTGATGGTTTTTGCAGCAGTAGATGATCAGGGTAAAACGGTAGCGGTGCCCAAGTGGACACCGCGTACCGAAAATGAGATTAAAATGGAGACCTATGCTAAAAAACTGATGGACCTCCGTAAAGATATTGACGAAGAGATGAAACCTTATATGTAGAACTAGTGAGTGAACTGCATTTCACTCAGCATCCGGTAAAGACCACCATCTACACCGATCAGTTCAGCATGCGTACCTTCCTCCACAATACGGCCTTTATCCAGCACAATGATTTTATCTGCCTGCCGGATAGTGGCCAGGCGGTGGGCGATGACGATGGAAGTACGACCTTCCATTAATTTGTCTAATGCGTCCTGCACGAGCCTTTCAGACTCTGAATCCAATGCAGAAGTAGCTTCATCCAGGATAAGAATACGTGGATTTTTTAATACCGCTCTCGCAATAGCAATACGCTGGCGTTGTCCACCGGAGAGCTGTATACCTCTCTCCCCTACAATAGTATCAAGCCCCAGTGGGAAATGCCGGATAAACTCCCAGGCATTGGCCTTCCGGGCAGCTGCTTCCAGCTCTTCATCCGTAGCCTCGGTTTTACCATAAGCGATATTTTCGCGGATAGTGCCGCCAAACAGGAACACGTCCTGTGGTACTACAGCCATCTGTGAGCGAAGCACCGACAACGGGATCGATGTTCCCGGCTTGCCATCAAAAGTGATACGACCATGTTCCGGATCATACAGCCGCAGCAGTAAAGACACGACTGTGCTTTTACCCGCGCCGCTGGGACCCACCAGTGCCACCTTCTGATCCTGTTTCACACTAAAGGAAATACCATGCAGGATAGTAAGATCAGGGCGGGAAGGATAATGAAACGAAACATCCCGGAAACTGATCTGACCTCCCAACTGGTCGGCCAGTGAAATCTGCTCTACCTGTGTGATAGCCTCTTCGGGCTCATCCAGTATTTCAAGCAGGTTTTCGGTAGCACCGATACTTTTTTGTAAGCTGGTATATACTTCAGCCAGACCGGCAATGGAGCCACCGATAAACACGGAATAAAGGATAAACGACATCAGCTCAGGGCTGGTCATGCCCATGGAAACGCCCCGCCAGATAACCGCTACGAGGGCTCCGAAGATACCCAGGATGATAAAGGAAGAGAAGGCCCCTCTGAATTTACCGCTTTTCATACCAATACGGGCTGCTTCATTGGTACGCTGACGATACCGGGCTATTTCAAAATATTCGTTGGCAAAAGCCTTTACGTTAAGGATACCTTGCAGGGTTTCTTCCACTACGGTATTAGCGGCAGCTACCTGCGCCTGCACCTGCTTGGCAAAACGCCTGATAAATTTGCCGAAAAATACAGATATCACCATCATCAACGGCAGAATGGCCATCATAAAGGCGGTCAACTCCCAGGAGGTAACCAGCAGGATAATAACACCACCAACGATGATGATCATCTGCCGGATAAACTCAGCCAGGGTAGTGGTCAGGGTATCCTGTAAAAGGGATATGTCAGACGAAATACGGCTGGTCAGTTCCCCTACCCTCCTCTCCAGAAAAAACTTCATGGGCAGTTTGATCATATGGGCGTAAACATGCTGCCGCAGGGCTGCCAGCGTTTTCTCTGTAACATTAACAAACAAAACAGTACGGAAAAACGAAAACGCCGCCTGTGCAACCAGTACCACTACCAGCAACAGACCGGCCTTGTTAAAACCATGCAACAGGTCCGTAACGCTTTTAGGGTTTACCAAATCACCCAGCAAACGGGGAAAAGCCAACCCAGCCAGGCTGGAGATCAGCAGAAAAAACATACCCAGGGAAAACTCAACCCAGTAGGGCTTTACATAACGAAACAGG is part of the Chitinophaga flava genome and encodes:
- a CDS encoding ABC transporter ATP-binding protein, encoding MQNETSATPAPKPSLKWKSLKKTFRLFRYVKPYWVEFSLGMFFLLISSLAGLAFPRLLGDLVNPKSVTDLLHGFNKAGLLLVVVLVAQAAFSFFRTVLFVNVTEKTLAALRQHVYAHMIKLPMKFFLERRVGELTSRISSDISLLQDTLTTTLAEFIRQMIIIVGGVIILLVTSWELTAFMMAILPLMMVISVFFGKFIRRFAKQVQAQVAAANTVVEETLQGILNVKAFANEYFEIARYRQRTNEAARIGMKSGKFRGAFSSFIILGIFGALVAVIWRGVSMGMTSPELMSFILYSVFIGGSIAGLAEVYTSLQKSIGATENLLEILDEPEEAITQVEQISLADQLGGQISFRDVSFHYPSRPDLTILHGISFSVKQDQKVALVGPSGAGKSTVVSLLLRLYDPEHGRITFDGKPGTSIPLSVLRSQMAVVPQDVFLFGGTIRENIAYGKTEATDEELEAAARKANAWEFIRHFPLGLDTIVGERGIQLSGGQRQRIAIARAVLKNPRILILDEATSALDSESERLVQDALDKLMEGRTSIVIAHRLATIRQADKIIVLDKGRIVEEGTHAELIGVDGGLYRMLSEMQFTH